In the Lepisosteus oculatus isolate fLepOcu1 chromosome 6, fLepOcu1.hap2, whole genome shotgun sequence genome, one interval contains:
- the dsc2l gene encoding desmocollin 2-like protein isoform X1 — MVPGARFFVWFSFTVVAVSEDYCLPATLHATVPEEIKMGYIVSKVDLGRCVNKELRLTTSDPDFAVQADGTISALQNTRIPSEGRAFLIRVEGQEPGQKGKVYVTLSAEPKEVPSNKTLRRTKRRWSPLPFNIKENEMPPFPKNIEMIGSDSAQDNNVYYRIFGPGVDQAPVGLFSVESNGLLKVHRSVDREEKAEYVFTARVFSISTHQETDQPLPVTVKVEDVNDNAPVFAGPLTYSILEHCSSGTSVGRANATDRDEPNTLHTKLRYRLLSGGDLFAIDPSGGLLSTRSSSLDREVKDKYEIILEVRDMDGQPKSMFSTATATVVLDDINDNPPTFQQGSYNVKIEENKNDVLLLRIPVDDKDLKKTPNWNAKYIITKGNENSNFRIETDPETNEGLLYVSKALDYEKTPNLKLEVSAQNEAKLVGTTAPWASIPVDVNVINVDEGPEFSSPNLFLRIKENLPNGTLIGRYTATDPETKTSSGIKYYKLSDPASWINVGESTGELKVANVIDRESSFVKDDKYNITVRAVDQSSKSATGTVIIYIDDVNDNFPEVTSKDLIICEQPGKPGSVKVEARDNDEDPFSAPFTFTLAGGQDEKWRLKDHEESSVVLEAVHELPRGTYTVPLIISDLQSVGNMQSVTVRICKCLDGECLAQQSSAAFGTWGILAMLSSLALLLLLCVFLVFACGTKREKVYIDASDATDGMLLKSNTEAPGEEVMVGSSNIMRTAVSGAGLDQKEVFINGSGKGGTLNSNNFSTMQSTYQASGNMFLSSAYPSGAGNYNASQLMLEEQYGGVHGELAEHTNTWRANGLFISKKLNSFLTEQDDRYADDIIHSYQFEGRGSVAGSVGCCSDQAVDEGYDFLNTLGPKFRTLAEVCTKK; from the exons CGGGTGGAGGGCCAGGAACCGGGACAGAAGGGGAAGGTGTACGTCACACTGTCTGCGGAACCCAAGGAG GTACCCAGCAACAAAACCCTAAGGCGCACTAAAAGACGATGGAGTCCCCTGCCCTTCAACATAAAAGAAAACGAGATGCCTCCATTcccaaaaaacattgaaatg ATTGGATCCGATAGCGCCCAGGATAATAATGTTTACTACAGGATCTTTgggcctggagtggatcaggcaCCTGTCggtttgttcagtgtggagtCGAACGGACTTCTAAAGGTGCACAGGTCTGTGGACCGGGAGGAAAAAGCCGAGTATGTT TTTACAGCACGGGTATTTAGTATAAGCACTCATCAGGAAACGGATCAGCCACTTCCTGTCACTGTAAAAGTTGAGGATGTCAATGACAACGCACCTGTGTTTGCTGGCCCGCTTACATATTCGATTCTTGAGCATTGCTCTTCTG gaaCTTCAGTGGGAAGAGCAAATGCTACTGACAGAGATGAGCCGAACACACTTCACACCAAGTTAAGATACAGACTCCTTTCTGGGGGCGACCTGTTTGCCATCGACCCCTCAGgcggactcctctccaccaggtCCAGTTCCCTCGACAGAGAG GTGAAAGacaaatatgaaatcatactggaGGTCCGCGATATGGATGGGCAGCCGAAAAGCATGTTCAGCACAGCAACTGCTACTGTGGTCTTGGATGACATAAACGACAATCCACCGACATTCCAGCAGGGTTCC TATAATGTgaaaattgaagaaaataaGAACGATGTTCTACTTCTTCGTATACCGGTGGATGACAAGGATTTAAAGAAGACTCCCAACTGGAACGCAAAGTACATTATCACAAAGGGCAATGAAAATAGTAATTTTAGAATAGAAACAGACCCTGAAACAAATGAGGGACTTTTATATGTTTCAAAG GCTCTGGATTATGAGAAAACCCCTAATCTGAAGTTGGAGgtgtcagctcaaaatgaaGCCAAACTCGTTGGCACTACGGCCCCCTGGGCATCCATTCCTGTAGACGTCAATGTAATCAACGTGGATGAGGGTCCCGAGTTCTCGTCTCCAAACTTGTTCCTCAGAATTAAAGAGAACCTGCCCAATGGTACACTTATTGGGAGGTACACAGCCACTGACCCAGAAACTAAAACAAGCAGTGGCATAAA GTACTACAAATTGTCGGATCCTGCGTCATGGATTAATGTCGGCGAAAGCACTGGAGAGCTCAAGGTTGCTAACGTAATAGACCGAGAGTCATCGTTTGTGAAGGACGACAAGTATAACATTACTGTGCGTGCTGTAGACCAGA GCTCCAAGTCGGCCACTGGGACTGTCATCATTTACATAGACGACGTCAATGATAACTTTCCAGAAGTCACTTCCAAAGATTTAATCATCTGCGAGCAGCCGGGGAAGCCGGGCTCTGTGAAGGTAGAAGCCCGGGACAACGATGAGGATCCATTTTCCGCACCTTTTACTTTTACCTTGGCTGGAGGACAAGATGAAAAATGGAGGCTAAAAGACCATGAAG AATCCTCCGTTGTACTTGAAGCGGTACACGAGCTGCCCAGGGGAACGTACACTGTACCTTTAATTATCAGCGATCTTCAGAGCGTTGGGAATATGCAGAGCGTGACCGTCAGGATTTGCAAGTGTCTTGATGGGGAGTGTCTGGCACAACAGAGCTCGGCTGCATTCGGCACGTGGGGAATCCTGGCCATGCTGTCGTCTTTGGCTCTACTACTTCTCCTGT GCGTCTTTCTGGTTTTTGCATGCGGAACGAAGAGAGAGAAGGTGTACATTGATGCCAGTGACGCGACCGACGGCATGCTCCTGAAGTCCAATACCGAGGCACCGGGCGAAGAGGTCATGGTGGGT AGTTCCAACATCATGAGGACGGCTGTGAGCGGAGCCGGGCTGGATCAGAAGGAGGTCTTCATCAACGGCAGCGGGAAGGGAGGAACTTTGAATTCCAACAATTTCTCCACTATGCAGAGTACCTACCAAGCGTCCGGGAACATGTTTCTGAGCAGCGCTTACCCCAGCGGCGCTGGAAACTACAATGCCTCCCAGCTCATGCTGGAGGAGCAGTATGGAGGCGTCCACGGTGAACTGGCCGAGCACACCAACACCTGGAGGGCCAACGGCTTGTTCATTAGCAAG AAACTGAACTCCTTCCTGACAGAGCAGGATGACCGCTACGCCGACGACATCATTCACTCCTATCAGTTTGAAGGCAGGGGCTCGGTGGCTGGATCTGTGGGCTGCTGCAGCGACCAGGCTGTTGACGAAGGATACGACTTTCTCAACACACTGGGGCCGAAATTCAGAACTCTGGCGGAGGTTTGCACTAAGAAGTGA
- the dsc2l gene encoding desmocollin 2-like protein isoform X2, producing MVPGARFFVWFSFTVVAVSEDYCLPATLHATVPEEIKMGYIVSKVDLGRCVNKELRLTTSDPDFAVQADGTISALQNTRIPSEGRAFLIRVEGQEPGQKGKVYVTLSAEPKEVPSNKTLRRTKRRWSPLPFNIKENEMPPFPKNIEMIGSDSAQDNNVYYRIFGPGVDQAPVGLFSVESNGLLKVHRSVDREEKAEYVFTARVFSISTHQETDQPLPVTVKVEDVNDNAPVFAGPLTYSILEHCSSGTSVGRANATDRDEPNTLHTKLRYRLLSGGDLFAIDPSGGLLSTRSSSLDREVKDKYEIILEVRDMDGQPKSMFSTATATVVLDDINDNPPTFQQGSYNVKIEENKNDVLLLRIPVDDKDLKKTPNWNAKYIITKGNENSNFRIETDPETNEGLLYVSKALDYEKTPNLKLEVSAQNEAKLVGTTAPWASIPVDVNVINVDEGPEFSSPNLFLRIKENLPNGTLIGRYTATDPETKTSSGIKYYKLSDPASWINVGESTGELKVANVIDRESSFVKDDKYNITVRAVDQSSKSATGTVIIYIDDVNDNFPEVTSKDLIICEQPGKPGSVKVEARDNDEDPFSAPFTFTLAGGQDEKWRLKDHEESSVVLEAVHELPRGTYTVPLIISDLQSVGNMQSVTVRICKCLDGECLAQQSSAAFGTWGILAMLSSLALLLLLCVFLVFACGTKREKVYIDASDATDGMLLKSNTEAPGEEVMSSNIMRTAVSGAGLDQKEVFINGSGKGGTLNSNNFSTMQSTYQASGNMFLSSAYPSGAGNYNASQLMLEEQYGGVHGELAEHTNTWRANGLFISKKLNSFLTEQDDRYADDIIHSYQFEGRGSVAGSVGCCSDQAVDEGYDFLNTLGPKFRTLAEVCTKK from the exons CGGGTGGAGGGCCAGGAACCGGGACAGAAGGGGAAGGTGTACGTCACACTGTCTGCGGAACCCAAGGAG GTACCCAGCAACAAAACCCTAAGGCGCACTAAAAGACGATGGAGTCCCCTGCCCTTCAACATAAAAGAAAACGAGATGCCTCCATTcccaaaaaacattgaaatg ATTGGATCCGATAGCGCCCAGGATAATAATGTTTACTACAGGATCTTTgggcctggagtggatcaggcaCCTGTCggtttgttcagtgtggagtCGAACGGACTTCTAAAGGTGCACAGGTCTGTGGACCGGGAGGAAAAAGCCGAGTATGTT TTTACAGCACGGGTATTTAGTATAAGCACTCATCAGGAAACGGATCAGCCACTTCCTGTCACTGTAAAAGTTGAGGATGTCAATGACAACGCACCTGTGTTTGCTGGCCCGCTTACATATTCGATTCTTGAGCATTGCTCTTCTG gaaCTTCAGTGGGAAGAGCAAATGCTACTGACAGAGATGAGCCGAACACACTTCACACCAAGTTAAGATACAGACTCCTTTCTGGGGGCGACCTGTTTGCCATCGACCCCTCAGgcggactcctctccaccaggtCCAGTTCCCTCGACAGAGAG GTGAAAGacaaatatgaaatcatactggaGGTCCGCGATATGGATGGGCAGCCGAAAAGCATGTTCAGCACAGCAACTGCTACTGTGGTCTTGGATGACATAAACGACAATCCACCGACATTCCAGCAGGGTTCC TATAATGTgaaaattgaagaaaataaGAACGATGTTCTACTTCTTCGTATACCGGTGGATGACAAGGATTTAAAGAAGACTCCCAACTGGAACGCAAAGTACATTATCACAAAGGGCAATGAAAATAGTAATTTTAGAATAGAAACAGACCCTGAAACAAATGAGGGACTTTTATATGTTTCAAAG GCTCTGGATTATGAGAAAACCCCTAATCTGAAGTTGGAGgtgtcagctcaaaatgaaGCCAAACTCGTTGGCACTACGGCCCCCTGGGCATCCATTCCTGTAGACGTCAATGTAATCAACGTGGATGAGGGTCCCGAGTTCTCGTCTCCAAACTTGTTCCTCAGAATTAAAGAGAACCTGCCCAATGGTACACTTATTGGGAGGTACACAGCCACTGACCCAGAAACTAAAACAAGCAGTGGCATAAA GTACTACAAATTGTCGGATCCTGCGTCATGGATTAATGTCGGCGAAAGCACTGGAGAGCTCAAGGTTGCTAACGTAATAGACCGAGAGTCATCGTTTGTGAAGGACGACAAGTATAACATTACTGTGCGTGCTGTAGACCAGA GCTCCAAGTCGGCCACTGGGACTGTCATCATTTACATAGACGACGTCAATGATAACTTTCCAGAAGTCACTTCCAAAGATTTAATCATCTGCGAGCAGCCGGGGAAGCCGGGCTCTGTGAAGGTAGAAGCCCGGGACAACGATGAGGATCCATTTTCCGCACCTTTTACTTTTACCTTGGCTGGAGGACAAGATGAAAAATGGAGGCTAAAAGACCATGAAG AATCCTCCGTTGTACTTGAAGCGGTACACGAGCTGCCCAGGGGAACGTACACTGTACCTTTAATTATCAGCGATCTTCAGAGCGTTGGGAATATGCAGAGCGTGACCGTCAGGATTTGCAAGTGTCTTGATGGGGAGTGTCTGGCACAACAGAGCTCGGCTGCATTCGGCACGTGGGGAATCCTGGCCATGCTGTCGTCTTTGGCTCTACTACTTCTCCTGT GCGTCTTTCTGGTTTTTGCATGCGGAACGAAGAGAGAGAAGGTGTACATTGATGCCAGTGACGCGACCGACGGCATGCTCCTGAAGTCCAATACCGAGGCACCGGGCGAAGAGGTCATG AGTTCCAACATCATGAGGACGGCTGTGAGCGGAGCCGGGCTGGATCAGAAGGAGGTCTTCATCAACGGCAGCGGGAAGGGAGGAACTTTGAATTCCAACAATTTCTCCACTATGCAGAGTACCTACCAAGCGTCCGGGAACATGTTTCTGAGCAGCGCTTACCCCAGCGGCGCTGGAAACTACAATGCCTCCCAGCTCATGCTGGAGGAGCAGTATGGAGGCGTCCACGGTGAACTGGCCGAGCACACCAACACCTGGAGGGCCAACGGCTTGTTCATTAGCAAG AAACTGAACTCCTTCCTGACAGAGCAGGATGACCGCTACGCCGACGACATCATTCACTCCTATCAGTTTGAAGGCAGGGGCTCGGTGGCTGGATCTGTGGGCTGCTGCAGCGACCAGGCTGTTGACGAAGGATACGACTTTCTCAACACACTGGGGCCGAAATTCAGAACTCTGGCGGAGGTTTGCACTAAGAAGTGA